The Terriglobales bacterium genome window below encodes:
- a CDS encoding secondary thiamine-phosphate synthase enzyme YjbQ, whose translation MHKLAIRTRKKREIVDITEQVEKALAGKSGICHLTILHTTAALTTADLDPGTDLDMLDAFEAMVPKLRYRHPHDPAHVPDHILSALIGTSVALPAERGKLLLGTWQRVVLVELDGPRERQVVLAVVAEA comes from the coding sequence ATGCACAAGCTGGCCATCCGGACGCGGAAGAAGCGCGAGATCGTGGACATCACCGAGCAGGTGGAGAAGGCGCTCGCGGGCAAGTCGGGGATCTGCCACCTCACCATCCTGCACACGACCGCGGCGCTGACCACCGCCGATCTGGATCCCGGGACCGACCTGGACATGCTCGACGCCTTCGAGGCCATGGTCCCCAAGCTGCGCTACCGCCACCCGCACGACCCCGCGCACGTTCCCGACCACATCCTCTCGGCGTTGATCGGCACTTCGGTGGCGCTGCCGGCGGAGAGGGGAAAGCTGCTGCTGGGTACCTGGCAGCGCGTGGTGCTGGTGGAGCTGGACGGCCCGCGCGAGCGCCAGGTGGTGCTGGCGGTGGTGGCAGAGGCGTAG
- a CDS encoding heparan-alpha-glucosaminide N-acetyltransferase domain-containing protein, which produces MPAPARSRLAYIDWMRGLACVLMFQTHCYDSWLSPEARKSTFFMWSQLGGTLPAPLFLFLAGISFALVTDKLRQKGLDAEQVARSTIRRGAEIFALGLLFRLQEYAIAFPWAPWTDLLRVDILNTIGLSMMLMGVVCRLAVLHATKDPARARWRSAAAAVAAALAISLLTPPLWTTWRPAWLPWPLQSYINGVHTFDKPQPWLFPVFPWTAFAFAGLATGFLLLSDWGRKREAATFALVGAGGVAIILLARWLDARPFQFYAVYDFWHTSPNFFLIRVGILGMILAGCYAWCRWGAAQWGFSPLIQMGQTSLLVYWVHIEFVYGRFSILTKHAQSVRTASLGLLAIFLAMLLLSVLRTRWKGRGQEVLARLRPTAPAAE; this is translated from the coding sequence ATGCCCGCTCCCGCCCGCTCCCGCCTCGCCTATATCGACTGGATGCGCGGCCTGGCCTGCGTGCTCATGTTCCAGACCCACTGCTATGACTCCTGGTTGAGCCCTGAGGCCCGTAAGTCCACCTTCTTCATGTGGTCGCAGCTCGGGGGCACGCTGCCGGCGCCCCTTTTCCTCTTTCTCGCCGGCATTTCCTTCGCCTTGGTCACCGACAAGCTGCGCCAGAAGGGCTTGGACGCCGAGCAGGTCGCCCGCTCCACCATCCGCCGCGGCGCCGAGATCTTCGCCCTGGGCCTGCTCTTCCGCCTGCAGGAGTACGCGATCGCCTTCCCCTGGGCCCCCTGGACCGACCTCTTGCGCGTGGACATCCTGAACACCATCGGCCTCTCCATGATGCTGATGGGGGTCGTCTGCCGGCTGGCCGTGCTCCACGCCACCAAGGACCCGGCCCGCGCCCGCTGGAGGAGCGCTGCGGCCGCCGTCGCCGCCGCCCTGGCCATCTCCCTGCTCACCCCGCCGCTGTGGACGACTTGGCGCCCCGCCTGGCTGCCCTGGCCGCTCCAGTCCTACATCAACGGCGTGCACACCTTCGATAAGCCCCAGCCCTGGCTCTTCCCCGTCTTCCCCTGGACGGCCTTCGCCTTCGCCGGGCTGGCCACCGGCTTCCTGCTCCTGAGTGATTGGGGGCGGAAGCGCGAAGCTGCGACCTTCGCTCTCGTCGGCGCCGGCGGCGTGGCCATCATCCTGCTGGCCCGCTGGCTGGACGCCCGGCCGTTCCAGTTCTACGCCGTCTACGACTTCTGGCACACCAGCCCCAACTTTTTCCTCATTCGCGTGGGCATCCTGGGGATGATCCTGGCGGGCTGCTACGCCTGGTGCCGTTGGGGCGCGGCCCAGTGGGGCTTCAGTCCCCTCATCCAGATGGGCCAGACCTCGCTGCTGGTCTACTGGGTGCACATCGAGTTCGTCTACGGGCGCTTCTCCATCCTGACCAAGCATGCGCAGAGCGTGCGCACGGCCTCGCTGGGCCTGCTGGCCATCTTCCTGGCCATGCTGCTGCTTTCGGTGCTGCGCACCCGCTGGAAGGGGCGCGGGCAGGAGGTCCTGGCGCGGCTGCGGCCCACGGCCCCTGCGGCGGAGTGA
- a CDS encoding DUF6800 family protein, whose translation MSGFSRRPEIRRRRARKEKIANLRRRYAATKSEADRKKILEKIQRVAPTMSAEEFLKPLEKKSS comes from the coding sequence ATGTCCGGATTCAGCCGCCGACCCGAGATCCGCCGCCGCCGCGCCCGCAAGGAGAAGATCGCCAATCTGCGCCGGCGCTACGCCGCTACCAAGTCCGAAGCCGACCGCAAGAAGATCCTGGAGAAGATCCAGCGCGTGGCTCCTACCATGTCGGCGGAGGAGTTCCTCAAGCCGCTGGAGAAGAAATCCTCGTAG